From a single Paenibacillus sp. FSL W8-0426 genomic region:
- a CDS encoding flagellin → MIINHNLQAVNTHRNMGLNSANASKNMEKLSSGLRINRAADDAAGLSISEKMRGQIRGLEQAQRNVQDGISFAQTAEGAMNEVSSMLGRMKELNVQKENGTYGSGDKSNINAELRQLGKQIDSIMSNTNFNGIKIKGAATSSVSIQADDSKFKINIAKVVTTGFSNLSAGTSLSNISSAIEKVATQRANLGAVQNRLEYTSNNLGTTVENLTASESRIRDTDMAKEMVALSKNNILLQASQSMLAQANSAPQGVLSLLR, encoded by the coding sequence ATGATTATCAACCACAATCTTCAAGCAGTAAATACACACCGCAACATGGGTCTGAACAGTGCGAACGCAAGCAAAAACATGGAGAAATTGTCTTCCGGTCTGCGCATCAACCGTGCAGCTGACGATGCTGCAGGTCTTTCGATCTCCGAGAAAATGCGCGGTCAAATCCGTGGTTTGGAGCAAGCTCAACGTAACGTTCAAGACGGGATCTCCTTCGCACAAACTGCAGAGGGCGCAATGAACGAAGTCAGCTCCATGCTGGGACGTATGAAAGAACTGAACGTGCAAAAAGAAAACGGAACATATGGCTCCGGAGACAAATCCAACATCAACGCTGAGTTGAGACAGCTTGGTAAACAAATTGACTCCATCATGTCTAACACGAACTTCAACGGCATCAAAATCAAAGGTGCTGCTACTTCGAGCGTATCCATCCAAGCGGATGATTCTAAATTCAAAATTAACATTGCTAAAGTTGTGACAACCGGCTTCTCGAACTTGAGTGCAGGAACATCTTTGTCCAATATTAGCTCAGCGATTGAAAAAGTGGCTACACAACGTGCGAACCTGGGTGCGGTACAAAACCGTCTGGAGTACACTTCCAATAACTTGGGAACAACAGTTGAGAACTTGACTGCTTCCGAGTCCCGTATTCGTGATACTGACATGGCGAAAGAAATGGTTGCCCTGTCCAAAAACAACATCTTGCTGCAAGCTTCCCAATCCATGCTTGCTCAAGCGAACTCTGCGCCACAAGGCGTTCTGTCCTTGCTGCGTTAA
- the csrA gene encoding carbon storage regulator CsrA, translating to MLVLSRKKGESIVIADNIILNVISVDGENVKIGITAPRDIEIYRKEILDAIQQSNQDAVMDLSKLKDEVKKLNRGNNGS from the coding sequence ATGCTGGTTTTATCAAGGAAGAAAGGCGAATCGATTGTGATTGCAGATAATATCATTCTTAACGTGATTTCGGTAGATGGCGAGAATGTAAAAATAGGAATAACCGCGCCCCGTGACATCGAAATCTATCGCAAAGAAATTCTTGATGCCATTCAGCAAAGCAACCAGGATGCTGTCATGGATCTGTCTAAACTGAAGGATGAGGTCAAAAAACTGAATCGCGGGAATAACGGTTCTTAA
- a CDS encoding flagellar assembly protein FliW, with translation MNETTMKEIYTFSKGLPGFEELKAFEIQQHDEVFSLLTAVDNPAISFITINPFDFKVDYEFELSPENVDELSITDPGQVLVRSIITIHSEMSKSSANLLAPVVFNREKKLGKQIVLQNTDYRTKHYLWKREEEGGEV, from the coding sequence GTGAATGAAACAACAATGAAAGAGATTTATACCTTTTCGAAAGGTCTGCCTGGCTTTGAAGAACTAAAAGCCTTTGAAATACAACAGCATGACGAAGTATTTAGCCTGTTGACCGCGGTTGACAATCCGGCGATCTCGTTTATTACAATTAATCCCTTCGACTTTAAAGTGGATTATGAGTTTGAACTTTCTCCCGAGAACGTGGATGAGCTTTCCATAACAGATCCTGGCCAGGTCTTGGTTCGCAGCATTATTACGATTCACAGCGAGATGTCCAAATCCTCGGCTAACTTGCTGGCTCCTGTGGTATTCAATCGGGAGAAAAAGCTTGGCAAGCAGATTGTTCTTCAGAATACGGATTACAGGACAAAGCATTATCTGTGGAAAAGAGAGGAAGAAGGAGGAGAGGTTTAA
- the flgL gene encoding flagellar hook-associated protein FlgL, translated as MAIRVTSGMMSTQMLSNLNRNLYRMDNMSNQIATGRKINKPSDDPVGVTYALRYRAELASNEQYQTNTDAAVSWLDATDSNMQQALDVMKRLKELAVQGANGTLSDSDLQAVNLEVDELKQHLVDIGNTQIRGKYIFNGQMYDQAPYQLSSTVTDYADVETDTKGVIYSISQQVTFQINTSGSEFFGNKTDGDNVFRILDNLSSALNSGSKTAVQQELKNIESRSIKMQASLSEVGARSNRVELVQNRLTDQNLNFTTLQAKTEDADVASLMIQATSAQTIYQASLKSSAQIMQPSLMDFMR; from the coding sequence ATGGCTATTCGTGTAACTTCCGGCATGATGAGCACTCAAATGCTCAGTAACCTTAATCGGAATCTTTACCGCATGGACAACATGTCCAATCAGATCGCCACGGGCCGAAAAATCAATAAACCTTCCGATGATCCGGTGGGTGTAACGTATGCTTTGCGCTATCGCGCCGAGCTGGCCTCCAACGAACAATACCAGACTAACACAGACGCAGCCGTAAGCTGGTTGGACGCGACGGATTCCAACATGCAGCAGGCATTGGATGTCATGAAGAGATTGAAAGAGTTGGCTGTTCAGGGGGCCAATGGGACGTTGTCCGATTCAGATTTGCAGGCTGTTAATCTTGAAGTGGATGAACTAAAGCAGCATCTGGTTGATATCGGCAATACCCAGATCCGGGGGAAATACATTTTTAATGGACAGATGTACGACCAGGCTCCTTATCAGCTTTCCTCCACTGTAACCGATTATGCGGACGTAGAAACGGATACTAAAGGGGTTATTTATTCCATTAGTCAGCAGGTAACCTTCCAGATCAACACTTCCGGTTCTGAATTCTTTGGCAACAAAACGGACGGTGACAATGTTTTTAGAATTCTCGATAATCTTTCATCTGCTTTGAATAGCGGAAGCAAAACCGCAGTACAGCAAGAACTGAAAAATATCGAGTCGAGATCTATTAAAATGCAGGCAAGTTTGTCCGAAGTAGGGGCACGGTCCAATCGCGTTGAGTTGGTTCAAAATCGCTTGACGGATCAAAATTTGAATTTTACTACGCTGCAGGCGAAGACAGAGGATGCAGATGTCGCAAGTTTGATGATTCAGGCTACCTCCGCGCAGACGATATACCAGGCTTCGCTAAAATCTTCTGCCCAAATCATGCAGCCTTCTTTGATGGACTTTATGCGTTAA
- the flgK gene encoding flagellar hook-associated protein FlgK encodes MVSTFHSIETAKRGIITQTAALNTTGHNISNANTPGYSRQVVNMTAADPIDAIQFLRTSAPGQLGTGVEFNSIRRVREGFLDAQYRNENTALGGWTVRNSTLEKLETIMNEPSETGIRTVLNNFWSAWSDLSQDPQDVTNRKIVKETTLALTDGLNQISLQLDALTNDLTNNVELKTTEINSYLQSIADLNNNIMRVEQLGDNANDLRDQRDYAVDQLSKIVGVNVAELDSGYQVTVAGQVAVTGNAVVPVTSAILENSYQAGTLGGGEVYGMIYARDVHVADYRNQMNKLANTLATGDIEITIPAGSVLPNGTVFNNITYSDANNNRTLASDLTVTVQGINGLHHLGYTLSGSTPTAGGDFFATKDGSGTITAGNITLNTDIQNDPNKIATSMRTTGTGANESVVLGNNSLALILSQLKDAKFDFGGSRPTTSDDYFGAIVGQLGVQKQESERQAQNAQLLTEQVDLNRQSVSGVSLDEEMSNLIKFQHAYSASARFMTTYDELLNKLINSTGVVGR; translated from the coding sequence ATGGTTTCAACATTCCATTCAATTGAAACTGCCAAACGCGGTATCATTACGCAGACGGCTGCCCTGAATACGACAGGGCATAATATTTCCAATGCCAATACACCGGGATACTCGCGCCAGGTCGTAAACATGACGGCAGCGGATCCCATCGATGCTATTCAATTTTTACGTACGTCGGCTCCGGGGCAGCTCGGAACAGGGGTGGAATTCAATTCCATCAGACGTGTCAGAGAGGGTTTCCTTGATGCGCAGTATCGGAACGAGAATACGGCACTTGGCGGTTGGACGGTTCGAAACAGTACGTTGGAGAAGCTGGAGACTATCATGAATGAACCGTCTGAAACGGGGATTCGTACAGTCCTCAATAACTTCTGGAGCGCATGGTCCGACCTTAGCCAGGATCCTCAGGACGTAACGAACCGGAAGATTGTCAAGGAAACGACTCTTGCGCTTACTGACGGCCTTAATCAGATCAGTTTACAGTTGGATGCATTGACGAACGACCTTACCAATAATGTTGAGCTTAAAACGACTGAGATTAACTCGTATCTGCAAAGCATAGCGGACCTGAATAACAACATCATGAGGGTAGAGCAACTTGGGGATAATGCGAATGATTTGCGCGACCAGCGGGACTATGCCGTGGATCAGCTGTCCAAAATCGTCGGCGTTAACGTCGCCGAATTGGATAGCGGTTACCAGGTTACCGTAGCTGGCCAAGTTGCGGTAACGGGGAATGCAGTTGTGCCTGTCACATCCGCGATTCTCGAAAACTCCTATCAGGCAGGAACGCTTGGTGGAGGTGAAGTGTACGGCATGATTTATGCGCGTGACGTTCATGTGGCCGATTATCGCAACCAAATGAACAAACTGGCTAATACTCTCGCCACAGGAGATATTGAAATTACGATTCCTGCAGGCAGCGTACTTCCGAATGGAACGGTGTTCAACAATATTACGTATTCGGATGCAAACAACAACCGAACTTTAGCATCGGACCTGACAGTGACGGTTCAAGGGATTAATGGCTTGCACCACCTTGGTTATACGCTGAGCGGGTCGACGCCTACGGCTGGCGGTGATTTTTTTGCGACCAAGGACGGTTCCGGGACGATCACTGCCGGTAACATTACATTGAATACCGACATCCAGAACGATCCTAACAAGATCGCTACTTCTATGCGAACGACCGGAACAGGTGCCAATGAAAGCGTAGTTCTGGGCAATAACAGCCTGGCTTTGATTTTGTCGCAGCTGAAGGATGCCAAATTTGATTTTGGCGGGTCCAGACCAACAACCTCAGATGATTATTTCGGAGCGATCGTCGGACAATTGGGGGTCCAAAAACAGGAATCCGAGCGTCAGGCACAGAACGCGCAGCTGTTGACGGAGCAGGTTGATTTGAATCGCCAGTCGGTGAGCGGGGTTTCACTGGATGAGGAGATGAGCAATCTTATTAAATTCCAGCATGCCTATAGTGCTTCCGCCCGATTCATGACAACCTATGACGAGCTGCTGAACAAACTCATTAACAGTACCGGCGTCGTCGGTCGTTAA
- a CDS encoding flagellar protein FlgN, translated as MLIEPIIGVLRQLEASHVEMLELGEMKQQAIISNKVDVLIQLTHHESKLVKRIEQIEAERLEQVHRFLEGRGIKSRLNLTISELSRLVFDPEEKRLLHQVQSSLTDVLQKVKHLNEANQQLIQQSLSYLDFVIETMSFHSESDATYQNPSEKSYGMTRSGMFDTRA; from the coding sequence ATGCTGATCGAACCGATCATAGGTGTTTTGCGGCAACTGGAGGCTTCACATGTGGAAATGTTGGAATTGGGAGAGATGAAGCAGCAGGCCATTATTTCCAATAAAGTGGATGTGTTGATTCAATTGACTCATCATGAATCGAAATTGGTTAAGCGAATTGAGCAAATCGAGGCCGAGAGGCTTGAGCAGGTCCATCGCTTTTTGGAAGGACGGGGAATTAAGTCCAGACTAAACCTGACGATCAGCGAGTTGTCCAGGCTTGTCTTTGACCCGGAGGAAAAAAGACTGCTACACCAGGTCCAATCTTCTTTAACGGATGTTCTACAGAAAGTAAAACATCTAAACGAAGCAAATCAGCAGCTTATTCAGCAATCGCTCTCATATCTTGATTTTGTTATCGAGACAATGTCGTTTCATTCTGAATCTGATGCCACATATCAGAACCCTTCGGAGAAAAGCTATGGTATGACACGCTCCGGAATGTTTGATACAAGGGCTTAA
- the flgM gene encoding flagellar biosynthesis anti-sigma factor FlgM → MKINEPSRIGAINSYQRNVESNQQQADAKKSRRKDEVSISPEAMKMLEEQGRIQDPARAQRIQELKEQISSGTYQVDSKRLADKLLPYFKNFPNN, encoded by the coding sequence ATGAAAATCAATGAACCGAGTCGAATTGGTGCAATCAATTCATATCAGAGGAACGTTGAATCCAATCAGCAGCAGGCTGACGCCAAAAAAAGCCGCCGTAAGGATGAAGTATCCATTTCTCCGGAGGCGATGAAAATGCTTGAGGAACAAGGCCGTATACAGGATCCGGCGCGTGCGCAGCGGATTCAGGAGCTTAAGGAACAAATAAGCTCGGGGACGTATCAGGTAGACAGCAAAAGGCTTGCCGACAAGCTGCTGCCTTACTTCAAGAACTTCCCTAATAATTAG
- a CDS encoding TIGR03826 family flagellar region protein, whose protein sequence is MNLGNCPRCGRLYALNFRDVCSNCIKEIELEYQTCAEYLRENKGANIQELSDATDVSIKQITKFIREGRISVENAPNLMYPCEVCGNLIREGHMCDSCRARLTKDLAGAAREVGQKENDDIGGRTYRTVDKLRDS, encoded by the coding sequence ATGAATTTGGGTAATTGTCCTCGCTGTGGCAGATTGTATGCCTTGAATTTCAGGGACGTATGTTCCAACTGCATCAAGGAGATTGAATTGGAGTATCAAACATGCGCCGAGTATTTGCGGGAAAACAAAGGCGCTAACATACAGGAATTGTCCGACGCTACGGATGTTTCCATCAAACAAATTACAAAGTTTATCCGTGAAGGGCGAATCTCCGTCGAGAATGCCCCGAATCTGATGTATCCTTGTGAAGTATGCGGAAACCTGATCAGGGAAGGGCATATGTGTGACTCTTGCCGTGCGCGTTTGACCAAGGACTTGGCCGGAGCCGCACGGGAAGTAGGTCAGAAGGAGAACGACGACATAGGAGGGCGAACCTACAGAACCGTCGACAAACTACGGGATTCGTAG
- a CDS encoding fibronectin type III domain-containing protein, which produces MVVPGKQKSRLYLWAVRMLVLTLVFGQLGLYGGEVAQAAAVGGGTIVSASNDYRYVMTKDGGKLQVNQKDINLSWVRSYNISTTGYSFTRRQSVLGNVDYITKVQFGSYNSNYAGQIDHAFFVDFSRIYETYSEMTYRQSGMNVGQWTITNDDVLGLPTPTYVYDYHVSPLTLVVNADTGEVVDFYSKLNPYYTKKAEYANPDLEGGSPTPFEQIPAAPSNLSATKNESAIMLSWDHVQQAFQYEIEEDGVIKGPFYGTTFTSDALAPNTSHTYRVRALNPLGTSDWSSVYEVKTLLAKPILSSSSEEGKNTIQWTAVDNADRYQLVVDGGEAINLGNVTSYVHEGLEANSSHTYSVKALSSDNESEWSSTITQLVVPNSANGLKTTDVAWNKISISWDAIKGATGYDLEIDGVITPVTGTTYTKTGLGANTEHTFRIRSKNAGGAGKWTEMLNVTTQLSTPVIQTSPSQEEVMLAWPAVDGATKYEVEADGMVVGTVTEPTYTHSSLLPGTAHKYRVRALNDTNTSAWTAILTQNTVPGAVNGLVINSTTNVAIALKWTAVTGSTGYDLEIDGTVVPVTGVAYTKSGLVANTEHTFRIRSKNAAGPGAWSEPISATTLLNTPVLKATSEETKVTLIWAEIDGATKYEIEADGVVVGTVDEPTYTHSSLLPGTAHKYRVRALNDTNTSAWTAVLTQNTVPGAVSGLAINSTTNVAIALKWTAVTGATGYDLEIDGTVVPVTGVAYTKSGLAANTEHTFRIRSKNAAGPGAWSEPINATTLLNTPVLKATSEETKVTLTWAEIADATTYEVEADGVVVGTVDEPTYTHSSLLPGTAHKYRVRALTETNTSAWTAVLTQNTVPGAVSGLAINSTTNVAIALKWTAVTGATGYDLEIDGTVVPVTGVAYTKSGLVANTEHTFRIRSKNAAGPGAWSEPISGTTLLNTPVLKATSEETKVTLTWAEIADATTYEVEADGVVVGTVDEPTYTHSSLLPGTAHKYRVRALTETNTSAWTAVLTQNTVPGAVNGLAINTTTNTAIALKWTAVTGATGYDLEIDGTVVPVTGAAYTKSGLAANTEHTFRIRSKNAAGAGAWSEPINATTLLNTPVLKATSEETKVTLTWAEIDGATKYEVEADGVVVGTVDEPTYTHSSLLPGTAHKYRVRALTETNTSAWTAVLTQNTIPGAVSGLAINTTTNAAIALKWTAVTGATGYDLEIDGTVVPVTGVAYTKSGLAANTEHTFRIRSKNAAGAGAWSEPINATTLLNTPVLKATSEETKVTLTWAEIADATRYEVEADGVVVGTVDEPIYTHSSLLPGTAHKYRVRALTDTNTSAWTAVLTQNTVPGAVSGLAINTTTTTNVAITLKWTGVTGATGYDLEIDGTVVPVTGVAYTKSGLVANTEHTFRIRSKNAAGPGAWSEPISGTTLLNTPVLKATSEETKVTLTWAEIADATTYEVEADGVVVGTVTEPTYTHSSLLPGTAHKYRIRALTDTNTSAWTVVLTQNTVPGAVSGLAINTTTNVAIALKWTAVTGATGYDLEIDGTVVPVTGVAYTKSGLVANTEHTFRIRSKNAAGVGAWSDLISGMTLLGTPVLKGTADSTSIALGWDAVVGATFYEIEADGQVVGTTSDPQWIHADQLPSSQHKYRIRAVSEQNSSAWSAVLTIKALN; this is translated from the coding sequence ATGGTGGTACCAGGAAAACAAAAAAGCCGTTTATATTTGTGGGCCGTCCGAATGCTGGTTTTAACGTTGGTATTCGGGCAACTTGGCTTGTATGGAGGGGAGGTTGCGCAGGCTGCAGCGGTTGGTGGGGGAACGATTGTTTCGGCTAGCAACGATTACCGTTACGTCATGACAAAGGACGGCGGTAAATTGCAGGTGAACCAGAAGGACATCAATTTAAGTTGGGTAAGGTCCTACAATATTTCTACTACAGGATACTCTTTTACCCGCAGACAATCCGTTCTTGGAAATGTGGATTATATCACGAAGGTTCAGTTCGGATCCTACAACTCCAACTATGCGGGACAGATAGATCATGCATTTTTCGTTGATTTTAGCCGGATCTATGAGACTTATTCCGAAATGACGTATAGACAATCCGGCATGAACGTTGGTCAGTGGACCATCACTAATGATGATGTGTTGGGGCTGCCGACACCGACTTATGTATATGACTACCACGTGAGTCCATTAACGCTTGTAGTTAATGCGGATACCGGAGAAGTCGTAGATTTCTACTCCAAGTTGAACCCATACTATACAAAAAAGGCGGAATACGCTAATCCTGATTTAGAAGGTGGCAGCCCGACTCCTTTCGAACAGATTCCTGCGGCTCCATCTAATCTCAGCGCGACTAAAAACGAATCAGCGATTATGCTGTCATGGGATCATGTGCAGCAGGCTTTTCAATACGAGATCGAAGAGGACGGCGTGATTAAGGGCCCGTTTTACGGTACAACGTTTACGAGCGATGCACTTGCGCCGAATACGAGCCATACGTACAGGGTCCGGGCTCTGAATCCTTTGGGTACGAGCGATTGGAGCAGTGTATATGAGGTCAAAACACTCTTGGCCAAACCGATATTGTCATCAAGTTCAGAAGAAGGAAAAAACACGATACAATGGACAGCCGTAGACAACGCTGATCGGTATCAATTGGTTGTTGATGGCGGAGAAGCCATTAATTTAGGAAATGTAACCTCCTATGTACACGAGGGTCTGGAAGCTAATTCGAGTCATACATATTCGGTCAAAGCCCTTTCGTCGGACAATGAGAGTGAGTGGAGCAGCACGATCACCCAGTTGGTTGTCCCTAATTCGGCAAATGGTTTGAAAACAACCGACGTGGCATGGAACAAAATTTCGATATCCTGGGATGCGATTAAAGGTGCTACCGGATATGATCTTGAGATTGATGGGGTAATCACTCCAGTAACGGGTACGACCTATACAAAGACGGGTCTTGGTGCAAATACAGAGCACACCTTCCGGATCAGATCCAAAAATGCAGGCGGGGCAGGCAAATGGACGGAAATGTTGAATGTAACAACGCAACTGAGTACTCCAGTCATTCAAACGAGTCCTTCGCAAGAAGAAGTCATGTTGGCGTGGCCCGCAGTTGACGGCGCGACGAAATATGAAGTAGAGGCCGATGGCATGGTTGTGGGCACAGTGACCGAGCCAACCTATACACACAGCAGTTTGCTGCCAGGAACGGCACACAAATACCGCGTGCGTGCGCTGAATGATACCAACACCAGTGCATGGACGGCAATCCTAACGCAAAACACCGTGCCAGGTGCGGTGAATGGCTTGGTGATCAACTCCACAACAAACGTAGCGATTGCGCTGAAATGGACAGCCGTCACCGGATCAACGGGCTATGACCTGGAGATTGATGGCACGGTAGTGCCTGTGACAGGCGTAGCCTATACGAAGAGCGGCCTGGTTGCCAATACGGAGCATACCTTCCGTATCCGATCGAAGAATGCAGCAGGTCCGGGCGCGTGGAGTGAACCGATTAGTGCAACTACGCTGTTGAATACGCCAGTGTTGAAAGCGACATCGGAAGAAACGAAGGTAACCCTGATATGGGCAGAGATTGATGGTGCGACGAAATATGAAATAGAAGCAGATGGCGTGGTTGTCGGCACAGTGGACGAGCCCACTTACACGCATAGCAGTTTACTGCCGGGAACGGCACATAAATACCGCGTGCGTGCGCTGAATGATACCAACACCAGTGCGTGGACAGCGGTCCTGACACAAAACACCGTGCCTGGTGCAGTGAGCGGCTTGGCGATCAACTCCACAACAAATGTGGCGATTGCGCTGAAATGGACAGCCGTCACTGGAGCAACGGGTTATGATCTCGAAATCGACGGAACGGTGGTGCCTGTGACGGGCGTAGCGTATACAAAGAGCGGTCTTGCCGCTAATACAGAGCACACCTTCCGTATTCGTTCGAAGAATGCAGCAGGTCCGGGTGCATGGAGTGAACCGATTAATGCAACTACGCTGCTGAATACACCAGTGTTGAAAGCGACATCGGAAGAAACGAAGGTAACCCTGACGTGGGCGGAGATTGCCGATGCCACAACATACGAAGTAGAGGCCGATGGTGTGGTTGTCGGCACAGTGGACGAGCCCACTTACACGCATAGCAGTTTGCTGCCGGGAACGGCACACAAATACCGCGTGCGTGCGTTGACCGAAACCAACACCAGTGCGTGGACAGCAGTTTTGACACAAAACACTGTCCCAGGAGCAGTAAGCGGCCTGGCGATCAACTCCACAACAAACGTGGCGATCGCGCTGAAATGGACAGCCGTCACCGGAGCAACAGGTTATGATCTCGAAATCGATGGCACGGTGGTGCCAGTGACGGGCGTAGCGTATACGAAGAGCGGCCTGGTTGCCAATACGGAGCATACCTTCCGTATCCGCTCGAAGAATGCAGCAGGTCCGGGCGCATGGAGTGAACCGATTAGCGGGACTACCTTACTGAATACGCCAGTGTTGAAAGCAACATCGGAAGAAACGAAGGTAACTCTGACATGGGCAGAAATTGCCGATGCCACAACATATGAAGTAGAAGCCGATGGGGTGGTTGTGGGCACAGTGGACGAGCCTACTTACACGCATAGCAGTTTGCTGCCGGGAACGGCACATAAATACCGCGTGCGTGCGTTGACCGAGACCAACACCAGTGCATGGACAGCTGTTCTGACACAAAACACCGTGCCAGGTGCGGTGAATGGCTTGGCGATCAATACAACGACGAACACAGCGATTGCGCTAAAATGGACAGCCGTTACCGGAGCAACGGGCTATGATCTGGAGATCGACGGAACTGTAGTGCCAGTGACGGGCGCAGCGTATACGAAGAGCGGTCTTGCCGCTAATACAGAGCACACCTTCCGTATTCGTTCGAAGAATGCAGCAGGTGCGGGCGCATGGAGTGAACCGATTAATGCGACTACGCTGCTGAACACGCCGGTATTGAAAGCAACATCGGAAGAAACGAAGGTAACCCTAACATGGGCAGAGATTGACGGCGCAACGAAATACGAAGTAGAAGCGGACGGCGTGGTTGTCGGCACAGTGGACGAGCCCACTTACACGCATAGCAGTTTATTGCCGGGAACGGCACACAAATACCGCGTGCGTGCACTGACCGAGACCAACACCAGTGCATGGACAGCAGTCCTGACACAAAATACCATCCCGGGTGCAGTAAGCGGCCTGGCGATCAATACAACGACGAATGCAGCGATTGCGCTGAAATGGACAGCTGTAACCGGAGCAACGGGCTATGATCTGGAGATTGATGGCACCGTAGTGCCTGTGACGGGCGTAGCATATACGAAGAGCGGTCTTGCCGCCAATACGGAGCACACCTTCCGCATTCGTTCGAAGAACGCAGCAGGTGCGGGCGCGTGGAGTGAACCGATTAATGCGACTACGCTGCTGAACACGCCAGTGTTGAAAGCGACATCGGAAGAAACGAAGGTAACCCTGACGTGGGCAGAGATTGCCGATGCCACAAGATATGAAGTAGAGGCTGATGGCGTGGTTGTTGGCACAGTGGACGAGCCCATTTACACGCATAGCAGTTTGCTGCCGGGAACGGCACATAAATACCGCGTTCGTGCACTGACCGATACCAACACCAGTGCATGGACAGCAGTCTTGACACAAAACACCGTGCCTGGTGCAGTAAGCGGCTTGGCGATCAATACAACGACAACGACGAACGTAGCGATTACGCTAAAATGGACAGGCGTAACCGGAGCAACGGGCTATGATCTGGAGATTGATGGCACCGTAGTGCCTGTGACGGGCGTAGCGTATACGAAGAGCGGTCTGGTTGCCAATACGGAGCATACCTTCCGTATCCGCTCGAAGAATGCAGCAGGTCCGGGCGCATGGAGTGAACCGATTAGCGGGACTACCTTACTGAATACGCCGGTATTGAAAGCGACATCAGAAGAAACGAAGGTAACCCTGACATGGGCAGAGATTGCCGATGCGACAACATATGAAGTCGAAGCGGATGGCGTGGTTGTGGGTACAGTGACCGAGCCAACCTATACGCACAGCAGTTTGCTGCCGGGAACGGCACACAAATACCGCATTCGTGCATTGACCGATACCAACACCAGTGCGTGGACAGTAGTCCTGACACAAAACACCGTGCCTGGTGCAGTGAGCGGCTTGGCGATCAATACGACGACAAATGTAGCGATTGCGCTGAAATGGACAGCCGTAACGGGAGCAACGGGCTATGACCTCGAAATTGATGGCACCGTAGTACCAGTGACGGGCGTAGCATATACGAAGAGTGGTCTGGTTGCCAATACGGAGCATACCTTCCGTATCCGCTCGAAGAACGCAGCAGGTGTAGGCGCGTGGAGTGACTTGATCAGCGGCATGACGCTATTAGGTACACCGGTATTGAAAGGCACAGCAGACAGCACCTCTATCGCATTGGGCTGGGATGCGGTAGTTGGTGCAACGTTTTATGAGATCGAAGCGGATGGGCAAGTCGTTGGAACGACAAGTGATCCCCAATGGATTCATGCAGATCAGCTCCCGTCCAGTCAGCACAAATACCGGATCAGAGCCGTTAGTGAACAAAACTCAAGTGCATGGTCCGCCGTTTTAACGATCAAAGCGTTAAATTAG